In Lotus japonicus ecotype B-129 chromosome 5, LjGifu_v1.2, one genomic interval encodes:
- the LOC130717779 gene encoding ran-binding protein 1 homolog b-like, with protein sequence MSSAEPEHREDEEAPAAGDDEDTGAQVAPIVQLEEVAVTTGEEDEDSIIDLKAKLYRFDKDGNQWKERGTGTVKFLKHKATGKVRLVMRQSKTLKICANHLISPTMSVQEHAGNEKSCVWHARDFADGELKDELFCIRFPSIENCKSFMETFQEVAESQKTEDKDASDAAAGLIEKLSVEEKADAEKKDEVKTESKAEEQEPASGEKSKADADKKDEEPASSA encoded by the exons aTGTCTAGCGCCGAACCCGAGCACCGGGAAGACGAGGAGGCACCCGCCGCCGGCGATGACGAGGATACCGGAGCACAGGTCGCTCCGATCGTCCAACTCGAGGAGGTCGCCGTCACCACCGGCGAAGAGGACGAAGATTCAATCATAGATCT CAAGGCGAAGCTGTACCGGTTCGACAAGGACGGGAACCAGTGGAAGGAGAGAGGCACCGGTACGGTGAAGTTCCTGAAGCATAAGGCTACTGGCAAGGTTAGGCTTGTGATGAGGCAGTCCAAAACGCTCAAGATCTGCGCTAATCATCTGA TTAGTCCTACTATGTCTGTGCAAGAGCATGCTGGGAATGAGAAGTCTTGCGTTTGGCATGCTAGGGACTTTGCTGATGGTGAACTCAAGGATGAGCTTTTCTGCATTCGTTTTCCTTCTATTGAAA ATTGCAAAAGCTTCATGGAAACATTTCAAGAAGTTGCTGAGTCCCAAAAGACAGAAGATAAGGATGCATCTGATGCAGCCGCTGGTCTTATTGAGAAATTGAGCGTTGAAGAAAAGGCTGATGCAGAGAAGAAAGATGAAGTCAAGACTGAGAGCAAAGCTGAAGAACAAGAACCAGCATCAGGAGAGAAAAGTAAGGCAGATGCAGATAAGAAAGATGAAGAGCCTGCTTCCTCTGCTTGA
- the LOC130719916 gene encoding uncharacterized protein LOC130719916 — protein sequence MVVDLIHQDTRSWNTQIINQIFPAEIAATITSIPLGWKTSEDFFYWNRSRNGYFSVKSAYYKLQASKLAQSPSNSEVTFPWKKLWSVPMPRKIKHFPYRVAYNAVPCKANLLRRGVQVEVECQSCSNQEAESAEHMFLCCPWARAAWFSHQIGLRTDLIRDSFAAWFKQCCIDKTREELALIFQGLWAIWKARNERVFNNKAADSTVIMQRGLAVLREWEEAQDRPQVQRDELRVNIWTPPPEGLLKANVDAGWSGIPQLVLVW from the coding sequence ATGGTTGTTGACTTAATCCATCAAGATACCAGAAGCTGGAACACACAAATCATCAATCAGATCTTTCCAGCTGAAATTGCAGCAACTATCACCTCCATTCCTTTAGGATGGAAAACATCAGAGGATTTCTTTTATTGGAACCGGAGCAGGAATGGATATTTCTCTGTAAAGTCAGCCTATTACAAGTTACAAGCCTCTAAGCTAGCTCAATCGCCAAGCAATTCTGAGGTTACCTTTCCCTGGAAGAAACTGTGGTCAGTGCCTAtgccaagaaaaataaaacattttccTTACAGAGTAGCATACAATGCAGTTCCATGCAAGGCAAACCTGCTTCGTCGAGGGGTACAGGTTGAGGTAGAATGTCAAAGCTGCAGTAATCAAGAGGCTGAATCGGCAGAGCACATGTTCTTGTGTTGCCCTTGGGCAAGAGCAGCGTGGTTCTCCCACCAGATAGGATTGAGAACGGATCTGATCCGGGATAGTTTCGCAGCATGGTTCAAGCAGTGTTGCATTGATAAGACAAGAGAGGAGTTGGCTCTGATCTTTCAAGGGTTGTGGGCTATCTGGAAAGCAAGAAATGAGAGGGTTTTCAACAATAAAGCTGCAGACTCAACCGTCATTATGCAGCGAGGCTTAGCAGTGTTAAGGGAGTGGGAAGAAGCTCAAGATCGTCCTCAGGTTCAGCGAGATGAGCTCCGTGTCAACATATGGACTCCTCCACCAGAAGGTTTGTTGAAGGCGAATGTCGATGCAGGATGGTCAGGGATACCTCAACTGGTTTTGGTTTGGTAG